From the Ferrigenium kumadai genome, one window contains:
- a CDS encoding diguanylate cyclase has translation MNKKLGKVKVLVVEDSKVAIKAISGYLEDIGVHPLVAESGQAAVELYRRERPDIVLLDIILPDVDGYDVARQIRKLQGKDDWTAIIFLTVMSKDEDLARGIEVGGDDYLMKPVGRVVVQAKVSAMYRLVRMQRALVKVTEQLNEANQELQRLSMTDGLTGIANRRLFDDLLVREWRRCARIGKPMSVVLLDVDYFKKYNDRYGHQAGDDCLKVVAREVAAAAPRAGDLAARYGGEEFVLVLGETDEGGARWVAERICRHVLGLKMMHEDSPHDYVTVSCGVCSVLPSDSLAVDKLVKTADKALYLAKERGRNGVAYLGYGQGS, from the coding sequence ATGAACAAGAAGCTGGGTAAGGTAAAAGTGCTGGTGGTGGAGGACAGCAAGGTCGCGATCAAGGCCATCAGCGGCTATCTTGAAGACATCGGCGTGCATCCCCTGGTCGCGGAATCCGGACAGGCTGCTGTCGAGCTCTACCGCAGGGAGCGTCCCGATATCGTGTTGCTCGACATCATCCTGCCGGACGTCGACGGCTACGACGTCGCAAGGCAGATACGCAAACTGCAGGGCAAGGACGACTGGACCGCGATCATCTTCCTGACCGTGATGTCGAAGGACGAGGATCTGGCCCGAGGCATCGAGGTAGGCGGTGACGACTACCTGATGAAGCCGGTGGGCCGCGTGGTGGTGCAGGCCAAGGTGTCGGCCATGTACCGTCTGGTGCGCATGCAGCGGGCGCTGGTCAAGGTGACCGAGCAGTTGAACGAGGCCAACCAGGAATTGCAGCGGCTGTCGATGACCGACGGCCTGACCGGCATCGCCAACCGCCGGCTGTTCGACGACTTGCTGGTGCGCGAATGGCGGCGCTGTGCCCGCATCGGAAAGCCGATGTCCGTGGTGTTGCTGGACGTGGATTATTTCAAAAAATACAACGACCGCTACGGCCACCAGGCCGGCGACGACTGCCTCAAGGTGGTGGCCAGGGAAGTGGCTGCTGCCGCGCCGCGCGCAGGCGACCTGGCGGCACGCTACGGCGGCGAGGAATTCGTGCTGGTGCTGGGCGAGACGGATGAAGGCGGCGCGCGCTGGGTGGCGGAACGCATCTGCCGCCATGTGCTCGGCCTAAAGATGATGCACGAGGATTCGCCGCACGACTACGTGACGGTCAGTTGCGGCGTCTGCAGCGTGCTGCCGAGTGATTCGTTGGCGGTCGACAAGCTGGTCAAGACCGCCGACAAGGCCTTGTATCTGGCCAAGGAGCGCGGGCGCAACGGGGTGGCTTATCTGGGGTACGGACAGGGGAGCTAA
- a CDS encoding VOC family protein, translating into MIDHIGIDVSDYQHSKQFYASALAPLGYKVVAEYGEAAGLGAAGNPDFWISQGKATKPKVHVAFQCSKRSQVDKFYAAALKAGGKDNGPPGIREDYSPTYYAAFVFDPDGHNIEAVCHAPK; encoded by the coding sequence ATGATCGACCACATCGGCATTGATGTCAGCGATTATCAGCACAGCAAACAGTTTTACGCGTCGGCGCTTGCTCCGCTAGGCTATAAGGTGGTTGCCGAATACGGCGAAGCGGCGGGCCTGGGCGCGGCAGGCAATCCGGATTTCTGGATCAGCCAGGGCAAGGCCACCAAACCCAAGGTCCACGTCGCCTTCCAGTGCAGTAAACGCTCGCAGGTCGACAAGTTCTACGCGGCCGCGCTCAAGGCCGGCGGCAAGGACAACGGGCCGCCGGGAATCCGGGAGGACTATTCCCCCACCTACTATGCCGCGTTCGTATTCGATCCGGATGGGCACAACATCGAGGCGGTGTGCCACGCGCCCAAATGA
- the proB gene encoding glutamate 5-kinase yields the protein MGTLLDQCKRIVVKVGSSLVTNQGAGLDLDALGNWARQIAALNASGHEVVLVSSGAIAEGMQRLGWNTRPTSIHELQAAAAVGQMGLVQAYESCFRQHSLHAAQVLLTHADLANRERYLNARSTLTTLLSLRVIPIINENDTVVTDEIKFGDNDTLGALVTNLIEADALVILTDQSGLYTADPRKDPSATLVSQAQAGDATLEQMAGGAGSSIGRGGMITKILAAKRAARSGAHTVIASGHERDVLLRLLKGESIGTLLTATTPTLVARKQWLAGHLQVAGKLVLDAGAIKALRSGGKSLLPIGVVDVFGEFERGAVVACVGEDGSDIARGLTNYSADEARRIARHPSQEIETLLGYGGDQELIHRDNLVLL from the coding sequence ATGGGAACCCTACTCGACCAATGCAAGCGCATCGTCGTCAAGGTTGGCAGCAGCCTGGTGACGAACCAGGGCGCGGGACTGGACCTCGACGCCCTTGGCAACTGGGCGCGCCAGATCGCCGCGCTGAACGCCAGCGGCCATGAGGTTGTGCTGGTCTCCTCCGGCGCGATCGCCGAAGGCATGCAGCGCCTCGGCTGGAACACCCGCCCCACTTCGATACACGAATTGCAGGCCGCAGCTGCCGTCGGCCAGATGGGCTTGGTGCAGGCCTACGAGAGCTGCTTCCGCCAGCACAGCCTGCATGCCGCACAGGTGCTGCTGACGCATGCCGACCTGGCGAACCGCGAGCGCTACCTGAACGCGCGTTCCACCCTCACCACCCTGCTTTCGCTGCGCGTCATCCCCATCATCAACGAGAACGACACGGTGGTCACCGACGAGATCAAGTTCGGCGACAACGACACGCTGGGCGCGCTGGTCACCAACCTGATCGAGGCCGATGCACTCGTCATCCTCACCGACCAGAGCGGCTTATACACCGCCGATCCGCGCAAGGACCCGAGCGCCACGCTGGTATCGCAGGCTCAGGCGGGCGATGCGACGCTGGAGCAGATGGCAGGCGGCGCGGGCAGCAGCATCGGCCGCGGCGGCATGATCACCAAGATCCTCGCCGCCAAGCGCGCGGCGCGCAGCGGTGCGCACACCGTCATCGCCTCCGGCCATGAGCGAGACGTGCTGTTGCGCCTGCTGAAAGGCGAATCCATCGGCACCCTGCTCACCGCGACCACCCCGACTCTGGTGGCGCGCAAGCAATGGCTGGCCGGTCACTTGCAGGTCGCCGGCAAGCTGGTGCTGGATGCGGGAGCCATCAAGGCGCTGCGCTCCGGCGGTAAGAGCCTGCTGCCGATCGGCGTGGTGGATGTGTTCGGTGAATTCGAGCGCGGCGCAGTGGTGGCTTGCGTCGGTGAAGACGGCAGCGACATCGCCCGCGGCCTGACCAACTACAGCGCCGACGAAGCGCGCCGCATCGCGCGCCACCCCAGTCAGGAAATCGAAACCCTGCTCGGCTACGGCGGCGACCAGGAACTGATTCATAGAGATAATCTGGTTTTGCTGTAA
- the obgE gene encoding GTPase ObgE translates to MKFIDESKIEVFAGKGGNGVASFRREKYIEKGGPDGGDGGRGGSVYALADRNINTLVDYRFTRSHRAKNGEPGRGSDCYGKGADDVILRMPVGTVITDINSGEVIADLTRDGEKALLAQGGKGGLGNLHFKSSTNRAPRQCTPGEPGESRELQLELKVLADVGLLGMPNAGKSTFIRSVSAAKPKVADYPFTTLHPNLGVVRVSHEKSFVIADIPGLIEGAAEGAGLGHQFLRHLARTRLLLHLVDIAPLNEETDPVQEASAILNELRKYDEELYNKPRWLVMNKLDLLEDREEKVAAFLKEFSDYDRHFAISAINGDGCKELTYAIMEHLLEVAAREQEEAADSAQETDTDTI, encoded by the coding sequence ATGAAATTCATCGACGAATCCAAAATCGAAGTATTCGCAGGCAAGGGCGGCAACGGTGTGGCCAGTTTCCGCCGCGAGAAGTACATCGAGAAAGGCGGCCCGGACGGCGGCGACGGTGGCCGTGGCGGCAGCGTCTATGCCCTGGCGGACCGCAACATCAACACCCTGGTGGACTACCGCTTCACGCGCAGCCATCGCGCCAAGAACGGCGAACCGGGCCGCGGCTCGGATTGCTACGGCAAAGGCGCGGATGACGTCATCCTGCGCATGCCGGTCGGCACGGTGATCACCGACATCAACAGCGGCGAAGTCATCGCCGACCTGACCCGCGACGGCGAAAAGGCCCTGTTGGCGCAAGGCGGCAAGGGCGGCCTGGGCAACCTGCATTTCAAGTCGAGCACCAACCGCGCGCCGCGCCAATGCACGCCCGGCGAACCCGGTGAAAGCCGCGAACTGCAACTGGAACTCAAGGTGCTGGCCGACGTGGGCCTGCTCGGCATGCCGAACGCAGGCAAGTCCACCTTCATCCGCTCGGTTTCCGCCGCGAAACCCAAGGTCGCCGACTACCCGTTCACCACGCTGCACCCGAATCTGGGCGTGGTGCGCGTCTCGCACGAGAAGAGCTTCGTCATCGCCGACATCCCCGGCCTGATCGAGGGCGCAGCGGAAGGCGCGGGCCTCGGGCATCAGTTCCTTCGGCACCTGGCGCGGACGCGCCTGCTGCTGCACCTGGTGGACATCGCACCGCTGAACGAAGAGACCGATCCGGTACAGGAAGCGAGCGCCATCCTCAACGAGTTGAGGAAATACGACGAAGAGCTGTACAACAAACCGCGCTGGCTGGTGATGAACAAGCTGGACCTGCTGGAAGACCGCGAAGAGAAGGTGGCTGCATTCCTCAAGGAATTCTCCGACTATGATCGCCACTTCGCCATCTCCGCGATCAACGGCGATGGTTGCAAGGAACTGACTTACGCCATCATGGAACACCTGCTGGAAGTAGCGGCACGCGAACAGGAAGAAGCCGCCGACAGCGCGCAGGAAACCGACACAGATACGATCTGA
- the rpmA gene encoding 50S ribosomal protein L27: MASKKGGGSTSNGRDSHSKRLGVKSYGGELISAGSIIVRQRGTEFHPGENVGMGKDHTLFAKITGKVVFAIKGAQKRRTVSIVAA, from the coding sequence ATGGCATCAAAAAAGGGCGGCGGCAGTACCAGTAACGGACGCGACTCACACTCAAAACGACTGGGCGTGAAGAGCTACGGCGGCGAACTGATCAGCGCGGGCAGCATCATCGTGCGTCAGCGCGGCACCGAATTCCATCCCGGCGAAAACGTCGGCATGGGCAAGGATCACACCTTGTTTGCTAAAATCACCGGTAAGGTGGTGTTCGCCATCAAGGGCGCGCAAAAGCGTAGAACAGTTTCCATCGTCGCCGCGTAA
- the rplU gene encoding 50S ribosomal protein L21, translated as MYAVIKTGGKQYRVSSGETLKIETIPGDVGSAIVLDKVLMVADGDKLSVGKPLLTGASVQATIVSHGRGDKVHIFKMRRRKHYRKSQGHRQNYTEIRIDGISA; from the coding sequence ATGTACGCAGTCATTAAAACCGGTGGTAAGCAATATCGCGTTTCTTCCGGCGAAACCCTGAAAATCGAAACCATTCCCGGCGACGTAGGCAGCGCCATCGTGCTGGACAAGGTGTTGATGGTAGCCGACGGCGACAAGCTGTCCGTGGGCAAGCCGTTGCTGACCGGCGCGTCCGTGCAAGCAACCATCGTTTCGCACGGCCGTGGCGACAAGGTGCACATCTTCAAGATGCGTCGCCGTAAGCACTACCGCAAGTCGCAAGGTCATCGTCAAAACTACACCGAGATCCGCATCGACGGCATCTCCGCGTAA
- the rho gene encoding transcription termination factor Rho gives MHLSDIKTKHVTELVEMAAANQIENANRMRKQDLMFALLKSQAKKGESIFGDGTLEILPDGFGFLRSPDTSYLAGPDDIYVSPSQIRRFNLHTGDTVEGEIRTPKDGERYVALVKVDKVNGEPPENTKNKILFENLTPLFPTEPLRLEREIKAEENITGRIIDIVAPIGKGQRGLLVASPKSGKTVMLQHIAHSISSNNPDATLIVLLIDERPEEVTEMSRTVRGEVVASTFDEPASRHVQVAEMVLEKAKRLVEHKKDVIILLDSITRLARAYNTVVPSSGKVLTGGVDANALQRPKRFFGAARNIEEGGSLTIIATALVDTGSRMDDVIYEEFKGTGNMEIHLDRCMAEKRIYPAINVNRSGTRKEELLIKQDILQRIWLLRKLLYPMDELEAMEFLLDKIKATKNNAEFFDSMKR, from the coding sequence ATGCACTTATCCGACATAAAAACCAAACACGTCACCGAACTTGTGGAAATGGCCGCGGCCAACCAGATCGAAAACGCCAACCGCATGCGCAAGCAGGACTTGATGTTCGCGCTGTTGAAGAGCCAGGCCAAGAAAGGCGAAAGCATCTTCGGCGACGGCACGCTGGAGATTCTGCCGGACGGCTTCGGCTTCCTGCGCTCACCGGACACTTCGTACCTGGCCGGCCCGGATGACATCTACGTCAGCCCCAGCCAGATCCGCCGCTTCAACCTGCACACCGGCGATACGGTCGAGGGCGAGATCCGCACCCCGAAGGACGGCGAGCGCTATGTCGCACTGGTGAAGGTGGACAAGGTCAACGGCGAGCCACCCGAGAATACGAAGAACAAGATCCTGTTCGAGAACCTGACCCCGCTGTTCCCGACCGAGCCGCTGCGCCTGGAGCGCGAGATCAAGGCCGAAGAGAACATCACCGGCCGCATCATCGACATCGTCGCCCCGATCGGCAAGGGCCAGCGCGGACTGCTGGTGGCCTCGCCGAAGTCGGGCAAGACCGTGATGCTGCAACATATTGCGCACTCGATCTCCTCGAACAATCCCGATGCTACGTTGATCGTGTTGCTGATCGACGAACGCCCGGAGGAAGTGACCGAGATGAGCCGCACCGTTCGCGGCGAAGTGGTCGCATCCACCTTTGACGAACCGGCCAGCCGCCACGTGCAGGTTGCCGAGATGGTGCTGGAAAAGGCCAAGCGCCTGGTCGAGCACAAGAAGGACGTCATCATCCTGCTCGACTCCATCACCCGCCTGGCGCGCGCCTACAACACCGTGGTCCCTTCCTCCGGCAAGGTGCTGACCGGCGGCGTGGACGCCAATGCCCTGCAGCGCCCCAAGCGCTTCTTCGGCGCGGCGCGCAACATCGAGGAAGGCGGATCGCTGACCATCATCGCCACCGCACTGGTCGACACCGGCTCGCGCATGGACGACGTGATCTATGAGGAATTCAAGGGCACCGGCAACATGGAGATCCACCTGGATCGCTGCATGGCCGAGAAGCGCATCTATCCGGCGATCAACGTCAACCGTTCCGGCACCCGCAAGGAAGAGCTGCTGATCAAGCAGGACATCCTGCAGCGCATCTGGCTGCTTCGCAAGCTGCTCTACCCCATGGACGAGCTGGAGGCGATGGAATTCCTGCTGGACAAGATCAAGGCGACCAAGAACAACGCCGAATTCTTTGATTCCATGAAGCGCTAA
- the trxA gene encoding thioredoxin TrxA: MSEHIHYVSDATFDAEVLQAPLPVLVDYWAEWCGPCRMIAPILDEIAKEYAGRLSIAKLNVDENQQTPQKYGIRGIPTLMLFKNGNIEATKVGALSKSQLTAFIDSHI; encoded by the coding sequence ATGAGCGAACACATCCATTACGTTTCCGACGCGACTTTCGACGCCGAAGTATTGCAGGCTCCGCTGCCCGTGCTGGTGGACTACTGGGCCGAATGGTGCGGTCCCTGCCGCATGATCGCCCCCATCCTGGACGAAATCGCCAAGGAATACGCCGGCCGTTTGAGCATTGCCAAGCTGAACGTGGACGAGAACCAACAGACTCCTCAGAAGTACGGCATCCGCGGCATCCCGACCCTGATGCTGTTCAAGAACGGCAACATCGAGGCGACCAAGGTCGGCGCCCTGTCGAAATCCCAATTGACCGCGTTTATTGACAGCCATATCTAA
- the fdxA gene encoding ferredoxin FdxA translates to MAYIVAEACIKCKYTDCVDVCPVDCFREGPNFLVIDPDECIDCTLCVAECPAEAIYAEDDLPEDQRHFIALNAELAKLWKPIVEKKDAPADADEWRNVKDKLRLLER, encoded by the coding sequence ATGGCTTATATCGTTGCCGAAGCCTGTATCAAGTGTAAATACACCGATTGCGTGGACGTCTGCCCGGTGGATTGCTTCCGCGAGGGCCCCAATTTCCTGGTGATCGACCCGGACGAGTGCATCGATTGCACCCTGTGCGTGGCCGAATGCCCGGCGGAGGCCATCTATGCCGAGGACGACCTGCCGGAGGACCAGCGCCACTTCATCGCGCTGAACGCCGAACTGGCCAAGCTGTGGAAACCCATCGTCGAAAAGAAGGACGCCCCGGCCGATGCCGACGAATGGCGCAACGTGAAGGACAAGCTGCGCCTGCTGGAACGTTGA
- a CDS encoding PD-(D/E)XK nuclease family protein, giving the protein MAQREGQAAPAGTLNAAQPYFDRVARHILTAQAAALPDLRGIVILLPGFHTAQPLAQALMREAQVPALLLPQMVTLNNWASSLTADFVPESRRLALLYQALQSRRWFGQADLWSLAQELLVLFDELTHSLSTLPSDADAFAAAVQQAYNARQNSTLQFEARLVFELWYAMQAGGEADAARAYQQRLAKLAQQADKPLYVLRTSDWTALEQRFLDQYAERAEVTVFDLREMETRWSGLLRDQTIPLNTLSTPPFGDRLRFFAATSLEQEARAATMQVRRWLQEGKRDIAIVAQDRVVARRMRALLERAEVLVADETGWTFATLSVSAVLDRWFTALQSDFYHHDLLDLLKSPYIFADMAAGERKSAVYQLEQLLRKHGIVSGLEKFIALAEHETDLHRPLARLRQAAILLEQGKKQGLGEWLAALIESLRVLGIDTGLQQDDAGQQLLRALEGWQQELEGDEGRYRFSEWRRWLAQQLDTQTYRDSSIDSTVRFTHLAATRWRAFDAVVLLGCDADHLPSVADGGRWFNDSVRSSLNLPTRGMHAARQCDDLLALLALNDCVLVTWQKDKNGEEGLLSPYLEMLRDLHTLTYGDDLSESELHAYLAAEDARKVELPQAVQPAPSVASEAVPQGVSISGYNSMVACPYQFYARHILHLNELDEVQEGIEKRDYGERVHDVLQRFHERYPQVCGHNVEEMEVALRRISEEVFADLLRQDFAARAWLARWFQSLPAYLEWQTENEAEGWRYAEAESKFDWQLEGVRLRGRIDRLDVRAEEKLVLDYKTQSEQALRNKLREPGEDVQLACYAYAHEAADAAFVSIENGKVKLVEPKQDVPLLAQLNAERLEQVMGRIRGGAGLPANGIDAVCTHCEMRGVCRKGEWQ; this is encoded by the coding sequence ATGGCGCAACGTGAAGGACAAGCTGCGCCTGCTGGAACGTTGAACGCCGCACAACCCTATTTCGACCGGGTCGCCCGTCATATCCTGACGGCGCAAGCCGCCGCGCTGCCCGATCTGCGCGGCATCGTCATCCTCCTTCCCGGATTCCATACCGCCCAACCGCTGGCGCAGGCGCTGATGCGCGAGGCGCAAGTGCCCGCGCTGCTGTTGCCGCAGATGGTGACGCTCAACAACTGGGCGAGCAGCCTCACGGCGGACTTCGTGCCGGAAAGCCGACGCCTCGCCTTGCTGTACCAGGCTTTGCAGTCGCGCCGATGGTTCGGGCAGGCAGACCTGTGGAGCCTGGCGCAGGAACTGCTGGTCCTGTTCGACGAACTGACCCATTCGCTCAGCACCTTGCCTTCCGATGCGGACGCATTCGCCGCTGCGGTGCAGCAGGCATACAACGCGCGGCAGAACAGCACGCTGCAATTCGAGGCGCGGCTGGTGTTCGAGCTGTGGTACGCGATGCAGGCCGGCGGCGAAGCGGATGCCGCGCGCGCTTACCAGCAACGCCTGGCGAAACTGGCGCAGCAGGCCGACAAGCCGCTGTATGTGCTGCGCACGTCCGACTGGACCGCACTGGAGCAGCGTTTCCTCGACCAATATGCGGAACGCGCCGAGGTGACAGTGTTCGATCTGCGGGAGATGGAAACCCGATGGAGCGGCCTGTTGCGCGACCAAACTATCCCCCTGAATACCCTGTCTACCCCGCCGTTCGGCGACAGGCTGCGCTTCTTTGCCGCCACCAGCCTGGAACAGGAAGCGCGTGCCGCCACGATGCAGGTGCGCCGCTGGCTTCAAGAGGGCAAGCGCGACATCGCCATCGTCGCGCAGGACCGCGTGGTGGCGCGGCGGATGCGAGCTCTATTGGAGCGTGCCGAGGTGCTGGTGGCGGATGAGACCGGCTGGACCTTCGCCACGCTGTCGGTGAGCGCCGTGCTGGACCGCTGGTTCACGGCGCTGCAAAGCGATTTCTACCACCACGACCTGCTCGACCTGCTCAAGTCTCCCTATATCTTTGCCGACATGGCGGCCGGTGAGCGCAAGTCGGCGGTGTATCAGCTGGAGCAACTGCTGCGCAAGCACGGAATAGTCTCCGGTCTGGAGAAGTTCATCGCCCTCGCCGAACACGAAACGGACCTGCATCGGCCGCTGGCACGCCTGCGCCAGGCTGCGATCCTGCTGGAGCAGGGCAAGAAGCAAGGTCTGGGAGAATGGCTGGCCGCGTTGATCGAGAGCCTGCGCGTGCTGGGCATCGACACCGGCTTGCAACAGGACGATGCAGGCCAGCAATTGCTGCGCGCGCTGGAGGGTTGGCAGCAGGAACTGGAGGGCGACGAAGGGCGTTACCGTTTCTCCGAGTGGCGGCGCTGGCTGGCGCAGCAACTGGACACGCAGACCTACCGTGACAGCAGCATCGACAGCACGGTGCGCTTCACCCATCTTGCGGCGACGCGCTGGCGCGCCTTTGATGCGGTGGTCCTGCTTGGCTGCGATGCCGACCACTTGCCCAGCGTGGCGGACGGAGGGCGCTGGTTCAACGACAGCGTGCGCAGCAGCCTGAACCTGCCCACACGCGGCATGCATGCCGCGCGTCAGTGCGACGACCTGCTGGCACTGCTCGCATTGAACGACTGCGTGCTGGTCACCTGGCAGAAGGATAAAAATGGTGAAGAGGGCTTGCTCAGCCCTTATCTGGAGATGCTGCGCGACCTGCACACGCTGACTTACGGCGACGACCTGAGCGAGAGCGAATTGCATGCGTACCTCGCGGCGGAAGATGCGCGCAAGGTTGAACTGCCGCAAGCCGTACAGCCCGCGCCGAGCGTGGCGTCTGAGGCTGTGCCGCAGGGCGTATCCATCAGTGGCTACAACAGTATGGTGGCCTGTCCCTATCAATTCTATGCCCGGCACATCCTGCACCTGAATGAGCTGGACGAAGTGCAGGAAGGCATCGAGAAACGCGATTACGGCGAGCGCGTGCACGACGTCCTACAGCGTTTCCACGAACGCTATCCGCAAGTGTGCGGGCACAACGTCGAAGAGATGGAAGTCGCCTTGCGCCGGATAAGCGAAGAGGTGTTCGCCGACCTGCTGCGACAGGACTTCGCCGCGCGCGCCTGGCTGGCGCGCTGGTTCCAGTCGCTGCCTGCCTATCTGGAATGGCAGACGGAGAACGAAGCCGAAGGCTGGCGCTATGCCGAGGCGGAGAGCAAATTCGACTGGCAGCTAGAAGGCGTGCGCCTGCGCGGCCGCATCGACCGGCTGGATGTCAGGGCAGAAGAAAAACTCGTGCTGGATTACAAGACACAGAGCGAGCAGGCGTTGCGCAACAAGCTGCGCGAACCGGGCGAGGACGTGCAGCTCGCCTGCTATGCCTACGCGCATGAAGCAGCGGATGCCGCCTTCGTCAGCATCGAGAACGGCAAGGTGAAACTGGTGGAACCCAAACAGGATGTGCCGTTGCTGGCGCAGCTCAATGCCGAGCGTCTGGAGCAGGTGATGGGGCGTATCCGCGGCGGGGCAGGCTTGCCGGCGAACGGCATCGATGCGGTATGTACCCATTGCGAGATGCGTGGCGTGTGTCGCAAGGGAGAGTGGCAATGA